The Coccidioides posadasii str. Silveira chromosome 2, complete sequence genomic interval TGACGTCACTAGCTAAGGCACAAGGCTTCCGGCGCTTCGGGAAGATCCGCAAGGAGGAAACTCTCGTGTGCGCATCATCACCGAATGACAGCCAGGGCAGTTGTCGAACCGGAGAGCGCGCATTATCAACCATAATGGTCACGCAGTACCTACCTATCCGGGAATATCGTTGACATCATCGTGGTCTCAGGCGCCCTTTCTCCCGGGCCGAGCGGCCAGGTCCGTCCTTTGAGGACTGCATTATAAGATCTCCCTAGGCCTAAGCAAACTTTTTGCAGCCAACCAGAACTTGTCTCCCAAAATGTGCGCGTCCTGGGCGTTCCCAGGCCCAGGGTGACGGTCAGTATAAGCTTAGCCAAGCATTGAATAGTGCTACCCCTTCTCGGGTGTATACGAGAAAATTATCTTCAGGGTTTGCATGGAAAGCCCTGGGCTAGCATACTAGGGAATACTCTGTAGTTAGATCTAGTATGATTCCCCGCGCTTTTGACTACGCACACAAGACTAGCCTACATATTTAGAGTGGCATATCACGGGGATCCGCATCGGTCATTCGAATAGGCTGGGGGTGAAGCGATCAGCGTtatcatctatatagacaGAATGCGCGTGCGATAGGTCCCAAGAACCTCTTTTCATCTGATTCTCTTCAAATCAAAAATAATCTATAAGATTTCCAAATTCCTAGTAATCTTTTTTCCAACCACGAGTGCTGTATATGCCGTAGCCATTGCAACAATCAGCACACAATCTTTATAGTGCGAAGCATCCATGATAAAGCGGATTCTGGGGAACTGCAACAGCAAACTTCAACCCAGAAGAGttacaaaaggaaaaatgaaGAATCTCTACCTGCACTCCACCCTCTCTTCGTGTTCCGGCGGACAAGCCCTCGGGAATGTCTCTGTACTTTATCCGATAATCCACATGTCTCTCTGTCGCTAAACATGCCCCACACCAATTTCCGCAATCCGGTTCTATTGTATGGAATGGAGACGGCAATTTTCTACGCTATCAATTTCAATTAATAAGTCAATCTCAAGGATGAGCGCCAAACATGTCTTAGTGATACTATATGTTCAGCTTCGGGAGAGAACATTCACAGCTGGAATATGAAATTGTATGTATACATAAGCACAACGATAAATATTGCCTACGCACCCTCTTGATATGCCCGCCACCCTACTTAAAGGGGCTTCTGTATCACACTATATCCCGTTGCTAACGCTCGAATGGCCGAGGCAGCCCCACAGGTCCCTCCCTCCAGTGCGCCCGCAGATGGGCGTGCCCCACGGCCCACGGGAAGCCCGAGTTTGACACCAACGAAAACTGTAGAGTACTTTGGGCCTAGGTCCCATTGCAAATTGCCATCATACTGAAACTCAGTGGAATTATACACTTCCTGACTTGTGATGCAATAAAGAAAGCCAGTTTAATTGTTGAGCCAGGTTAAAGGTTCAAACGCCGTTTTGGGGACGTTCCCCATCTATCGGGGCGGTTGACTCGAAGGCTGGAAAAGTAATTTAGATTTGTTGACTTAGTTACTCTCTAATAATGCGGAACTTTGCAAAGAAAGGCGGTGGAGAGAAAGGCCCCGCAGTCCCCATAGCCCCAGAGTCCATATGGAGGGTCAAAACCCCACCCGCATATGCTGTCTATCCTAAGCCTCCAGGCATGGTGGACTGTTTCAActccaagaagaaaagaatacCATTGCGATAGCCCTAGTTTTGGGGGAGGGGATGAACTGTGGTCATTTTTCAACTAGTAGTGCCTGATTTGACTTCACATCGTGGATGAAAACGGCCATCCTCCGGACCAAAGAAACATGCAAAATGACGTAGAAATTTGTCCACATGGATAGTACGGACTAACCCGGGCAAACAGTGCTTGGAGCCGGAACAGGTCGACCCCACAAAGGACCCGAGAAAAGGAGGCTACAGGAGGTGGTGGCTCGAGGGGATCCATTAATCCCCCGAGAAATGCAGGTGGCTTGATCGCCTGTCGCCGATCGACTCCCCCTCCCACACCTCAGCTCTTTCATTGTCTGGACCGTCGGCGATGCCCGATGGTCGCGGGAAGCGGTATTGCCATAGAAGACcaatcagaaaaaaaaaaaaaaaaaaaaaaaaataggaAAATTGAGAAAACAAAATTAAAGTAAAATGGAATCTTTATCTTTATGCTTATTTGCGAGGGAAATGAAGTAGAGGCTCGAGTGTACGGACATAATCTGAACGTACACGTTCCTTACATACATCCATGTATGCATAAAAGTACACTTATCAAAATAATGATGCATTCGTGGGGATCATAAGTTGGGGATACACGGGGAGAGCGGGGTATGAGAAAGGGTgggaaagagagagaggagggagagagagtgagagaggGTTATGTATATCCAAGCAATCGCTCTCCGAGACCGCCgcaaaaaggaaaagtgTATATCCGAGAATGAATCCAGAGGTAATATCATAATTCCCTTATCTGTATCCCATGCAAGAAGGTTTTCCTCCAAAGGTTGTTGCTTATGCTATACCAAGATAAGAACGGCATGCGAAGATAAAACTCGGGGGGGGACATGAATAGGCGGCTATTCATAACGCGTTCAAATAACATAAGATGATGTAAATCCAAAAAAGTAATTCGATAGGGAGGTACCACGCCaaaaaaaagtcaaaaaAAGTATAAAATGAAATAAATAAACGATGCCAAGATGCATACATCAACTTCCTTCTCCAGCAAAGTACCTTTTACTCCGGTTCCTCGCAGCGATGGCTTTGGGGTCATCAGGCAAATTCATATGGTGCACCACATGCGGCCGGTAGACGGCGTCCACCGGAGCTTGCCAGTCATCTAATCCCAACGGGAAGTATTCGTAGAGTAAATCAGCTGTGTCACTGGGGTTCACGATATGCGGCGAAAGCAAAGGAGGTGCCAGCTGCTGTAGGGATTGTGCGAGTAAGGGCATATTTGCAGAGGTAGAGTATGTATGAGGCATTGCTTGGTTGGCGGTAACCTGCGGTGAGTGCTTCTGTAACAGGGACGTATTATCAATGGGGTGAGTGGTGTTGGTGAAGTGAGGAGCGGAGGTGGTGGCAAGGCTGTTGATGTGTACCGGGGTGGTAGGGGTGGCTGGGCTGGGAACGTCATCTGCAAGGGACAGACTTATGGGCTTTGTGCTGGCACTGGTGcgtcttctttttcctgGACGAGGTTGCTCGGGGCTCGACTTTGCGTACGCAGCAGAAGCAGCAGTGGGACCGGTGACCGGTGGAGCGGAGAAGGGAGCGGTAGAAGTGGGAGCACTTGTTACATGAGTCCAGTCAGGGAGGGTGGCAGATGGCGGAGGTTGCTGCTGCGGGGATGAGGGTTTGGCGTCTGTGTCCAGCTTAAGGGGTACCGGAGCCGGTGTTGGGCCCTGGGGAGATTTGCTGCGCTTTGCGGCTGCCTGATGCGACCGGGCAGCGTCAGCCGTGTTTGCGCGATGGAGAGCCGCCGCTTGGGCGTTCTTGCGGGAAGCGGCAGCGCTGCCGCTGAGTGGGAGGTCCTTGCGGGACTGGAAATTGCGAGGGCTTCTTCCTCGCACGATCACGGGGCCGGAGTGGGCTTCCGCGATGGGCACCTTGGTCCCTGTCGACAACGTTGCAACGATCTTCAACCGGACGACAAAATGCTGCTGTAGCTCCTTGCGTCGGCCATTGTTTGCCGTTGCGATGCGGAACTGCAATCGTTTCCAGGCGATCGAGAAGGTGGCGTAGTCGGAATCGAGGTCTTGGCCCGTCATGGTGTCAAGAGGAATGGAAGGAGGCTCCTTTTCGGTCTTATCTTCTGGCTGCCCGGTCGTGTTCGTCGCTGGAGTCTTCCAGGGCACCGAGATGATCTTCACCGAGTTTCCCTCCACAGATTCTGTGGCAGAGACCGTCAGCTCGTGTGCCAGGATGGGAATGCGATCTCCATGCTCGGTCAAAATGTAGCGTAGGCCACGAGGCAGCGTCACGGAGCCGGTGATCTGGAACAGGTTTCGGCGGTAGCAGGTCAATTCTGCGACTGGGGGTGGGATGTTGGTATCGGAGGTGGGAGAGGTGGTCCAGGGGGATTCTGCCAGAAAGAACATCCCATGAAGCTGGGCAGACATGGACAGGGACGTCTTCCGGAGCGAGTAATCCAAAAGCGTGAAGCCGTAGATCGGTAGCGAGAAGCTGAGCAGCTTATGATTATGATCGACGGACGAGTCTTGAGGGGGTTGCTCTGGCGGAAGTGGCTCGAACTGGCTTAGGATATCGGGGAAAGGTTCGTCGTACTGGTTACTCGAGAATCGTCTCATGGGGTGCGTCAGAGATGGCTGCGAGAAGCTCATATCGTCGCCGCTATCGAGAAAGGAGAAGTGTCAGCGAAAAGACCAAACAAAGAGCGgaacctctctctctttttcctttgaGCTCCATCTGGACGGAATGGAGCGGGATGGGACGAAAGCAAGGGTGGGAGAGTGTAGACCAACCTGGCAAACGCTTCATGGTCGTATGGATGAGGGTGCGGTGGGATGTCCAACGGCTGCATCGCGTTCAGGTAATCGACATTCTGCAGGTTCCCCATGGAGAGCGGACTGGCCAGGTAAGGCATGCTCGAGTCGTAATCCATGATGGGCTCGAATGGCGAGAGTGTCGAATGCATCGACGGTGACCTTGAGCTTCAACTTGTTGTCACGAGGGggggggtggtggtggttggGAGTGTAGACAGACAAGCGGACCGGTAGCCGCGAGGCCGGCAGAAGAGCGAAAATACAAGAGCAGACTCCGCACCGTTTTCCCGAGCAATGGTTCGACtatgttattattattatttttttttggtttatTCTTTATGAGCCGCCCTTCGGGACTTGCGCCGTTTTAGTTTCGAGCGGTGTCTAGCGCCGAAAGTAGTTGACGGACGGGTTGTGCGCTCCAGCAGACTAACGGGAAAGACGGGTGTAGGGTGTGGTGGCTATGGGAAAGGTAGGTAGAGAGACAGACACACaacacacagagagagagtgagagagagacaagagagagagagagagacaggagagagaggggagggagagagggagcGCGGGAGTGGCGGAGGGAATTTATCGGTGTCTCAGCAGGACAGGACAGGACAGGATTAGATTATGGATGGAGGATAGGATAACTAAGGATAGGGTAATGAGATAACGATGTCGACGGGGGAAGCAGGATGAAATAAGAGAAGAAACAGGACTGGGGAGCGGCCCGGGCGGGAAAATGCGAGGATTGCGAGAATGGCAAATGAGCTTATCAAGATCTGGTTTCTGGACGAGCAAGGGTTCGCCGGCCTGCGTCTCTGTTTCTCGCTGCTGATGGTGGTGCTTGTGGTGGTGCTGCTGCTTGGTGCTTGCTTGGTGTTCGCTAGCGGCCGGGCTGGGTGCTGCCGACCTGTTAATAATGAAAACTGCCCTTAGACCGATTTTTTCTgtggggaagagagagagggagcaGCCTAACCCGCTAACTAAGTTGATTAGCCAGGAGTTAAGTTAGTTTGGACGAGCCAAATCTCTCTTGGccaaaaaaagagagagagagagagagagataaatgaaaagagataaatgaaaaaagagagagagagagagagataaaCAAAGTAGCTGGCTTCTTGATAACCGCATAGCAGCCCGCGCTTAACAGGCTGAGAATGGCGGAGTTCACTACCCCGTCTCGAAGAGCGTCAAAAAACATTCGGAATCAACTCAACTCAAATCTCCCGCCTCGTCGAGCTAAGCCCAGTGACCATGTCGCAGTTAAGCTCTCCAGACGGCGATGATGGCGGTGGCTTTTGCGCTGGCCGATCCGCCCGTCGACAGCCGACCTGTGCTTGGTTCTCTGCTTTTTTCTACCCGTTTCTGCTGCTCCGTTCGCTCGTCGTCTCGCCCTTCTGGCGCATTTGCCCGAATTTACCGGCCAGCAGAACTGTACGCCCTGTtctccctcctcctcctcctcctcctcctcctcctcctcctcctcctcctcctcctcctccttctcttcttcttcctcccctcccctccccccaaATTGTTGGCCCTGTATCATCCGTTCCCGCCTAAACCTGTTCCTTAGCACGCAGCCGATCGAGACTGACTTTCCCGACGAATTTAGCTTCTGATGGCGATCCCTGGGCAATCCCCACTTCGCGCTGCATGAAACTAATAAAGGCACGCGGTGGCTCCTGGTCTTAACTCAACGCCATGCTGCCCTTCtcgctctctctcgctctctgtctctctctctctctctctcgtcTCGAGTCTACCATTCTGATCAcaatactccatactccatactccgtacataagATGTAACTATATCACTCCGTACAAGATCCATCTTGGATACTGGATACAGATTCTACACATGATGGTCCTTGTTCCTCTTCCAGCCCCCGCAAAATGCTCACTCCGTTGGGCGTATGCTCGAGAAACAAGAACCCTTGTCCCGCCAAGCATACAGGGTCATAGTTAGTAGTCCGCATTATGATTTGTTTCTGAACGAGCCTTAAAATTGAATGTAAAAGGGGGAATGGAAGCAAAgagaaataaataagaatatGCTTGGGAGATATTTACAGGGTTGCGCCCGCATTAACTAACTCTCTTTGCCTGAAGAACCCCGGATAGCCATGCGATCACGCTTGGAAATGCCCACATCCTGTCTGCCACGATGACaggaaaattaaaaaaaaaaaataaaataaaaaaaaaaaaaaaagaaaaaccttCAGTACTCCTCGCCGCCCGTCTGTGGGCTGCGGCCGCGTGGGGATAGCTAACTAGCTtgtttctctgtctctccTCGATTGCTGAGAAGGGCCATCCATGCCAATTCTCGCACGTTGAGATTTTGGTTCTGTCTGCCACACGATGGGCCGCCATGCTGTGCCAGGTTCTCCCCTCCAAACATGGAGAATCTCCGAAGTTGGTTTGCTTTCTatgtattttattttttttacgGGATGACATCAAAATTTCCCACCCAGATCTGTAAATTCTTATTTGCAGGTTACGGAATAAACTGGCCTGGAACGTTTCCTCGTGGTCTCCCATCAACGGGTGTTGAGACGATTTTACCGCCGAGTCGCTGGGCTCCTCCCAACGCATTATGTTGTTATGTTGACAGGCAGAGCAAGGGTACACCTGGTCAAATGCACGTTTATCTCCAGTATCTTGACGAAATGGGTTCTGTTCATCTAATTCGTGCACGAAGGAGAAAGAGGATAGCCTCATCCATGGCGAATAGGCAAAGAGGCCGAGGCAGTCTCCCTTaagcttctttttcttcgcCACGGCTCCCCCTCGATGGCTGTTTTACCTCAGATAAGAGGCAGAAGGAAAGTTCGGCTGTGTCTCACCCTCGTTCTAGAACTGCTCGCTAAAAGAAGTATCAGCTCGAGCCCGCCAGGCCTCAGCTTCTCAGCACGACGAAAGTGCGATGGCGATTGTGGATCATCAGGGTCTCCGCATCTCTGGAGGTGTGAGAGGTcacaagatgatgatgatgatgatgatgatgatgatgatgatgcttGTTTGGCttgtttctctctcttctcgccCTCGCCCGCATTCTGGATTGGACCGGGATCATTTTCAGCCAGACACATGGTTTTCTCAGGTCCAGCGGTAGGttcctctctctcgctctctctcacacacacactctctctctcgggGCGATAAGCTGTCAAGCATCATCGAGTGTTTATCGAAGAAAATCTCCACCGGCGCTGCCAAAAGGGGACTAACGCCTTGGGTTCGGTTTACTCGGCcatcctttctttttcgttTATCAGCCCTCGGAAGGCGATTTTAAATGATCTGCGTGCAGGGGTTGGTGAACGAGGAGCTTTCCCTTTCTCATCAACCCCGGATTGTCCACTCGACCTGCTCTCATCGCCGATTCGCTGTTCGCTCCCTCCTCCCTTGCACGTATA includes:
- a CDS encoding uncharacterized protein (EggNog:ENOG410PJ99~COG:K~BUSCO:4950at33183), with the protein product MDYDSSMPYLASPLSMGNLQNVDYLNAMQPLDIPPHPHPYDHEAFASGDDMSFSQPSLTHPMRRFSSNQYDEPFPDILSQFEPLPPEQPPQDSSVDHNHKLLSFSLPIYGFTLLDYSLRKTSLSMSAQLHGMFFLAESPWTTSPTSDTNIPPPVAELTCYRRNLFQITGSVTLPRGLRYILTEHGDRIPILAHELTVSATESVEGNSVKIISVPWKTPATNTTGQPEDKTEKEPPSIPLDTMTGQDLDSDYATFSIAWKRLQFRIATANNGRRKELQQHFVVRLKIVATLSTGTKVPIAEAHSGPVIVRGRSPRNFQSRKDLPLSGSAAASRKNAQAAALHRANTADAARSHQAAAKRSKSPQGPTPAPVPLKLDTDAKPSSPQQQPPPSATLPDWTHVTSAPTSTAPFSAPPVTGPTAASAAYAKSSPEQPRPGKRRRTSASTKPISLSLADDVPSPATPTTPVHINSLATTSAPHFTNTTHPIDNTSLLQKHSPQVTANQAMPHTYSTSANMPLLAQSLQQLAPPLLSPHIVNPSDTADLLYEYFPLGLDDWQAPVDAVYRPHVVHHMNLPDDPKAIAARNRSKRYFAGEGS